The window CTTCCGCATGTCAAGCCAGAGCTATGGCGTGCGGCTCGACGGCAGCCAGAAGCTCGGCAAGGCGAAGATAGCCTATCAGCTGAGCTATGCGCGCCAGTCCGACTGGCACCGCAACCCCAATGATTATTCCGCCGACTATTGGCTCGCCGATGTCGCGGTCGATCTTGGCGGCCCCCGGGTCGGCGTCGGCTATGAAATACTCGGCGCCGACAACGGAATTGCCCTCACCAGCTTCCAGACCCCGCTCGCCACCGGGTTCAAATTCCAGGGCTGGGCGGACAAATTCCTCGCCAACCCGCCCGATGGCGTGCGCGACCTTTATGCGAGCGCCGGCTGGGGCTGGCAGGCCGTGGGGCCGCTCAAGGCGGTGACGCTGCAAGCGGTGTACCACGACTATCGCAGCGACCGGGCCAGCCGCTCCTATGGCGACGAGATCGACCTGCTGGCGAGCGCCAAGCTCGGCAAATTCACCGCCTCCGCCCGCTACGCGCATTATGACGCGCGCACTCTTGCCACCGACACCGACAAATTCTGGCTGCAACTGGACTGGATGCTCTGATGGAACACCGCCCCCTCAAACCCGACGCCGACACGCGCGAGCATCTCGTCGTCATCGGCAACGGCATGGCCGGCTGCCGCGCGGTCGAGGAACTGCTCGCGCGCGATCCCACCCGCTACCGCGTCACGATCTTCGGCGCCGAACCGCGCGTCAATTACAACCGCATCATGCTCTCCCCCGTCCTCGCGGGCGAGAAATGCTTCGACGACATCGTGATCAACGACGCCGCATGGTACACCGACAATGGCATCGCACTCGCCGCGGGCGATCCCGTCGCGGCGATCGACCGCGCCGCGAAAACGGTGACGACGCGCAGTGGACTCAGCGAGACCTACGACCGGCTGCTGATCGCGACCGGCTCCGATCCCTTCATCATCCCCGTGCCAGGCAAGGACCTGCCCGGCGTGATCGCCTTTCGCGACATGGACGATGTCGACACGATGCTCGCCGCCGCCGATGCCGGCGGCGACGCGGTGGTGATCGGTGGCGGTCTGCTCGGGCTCGAAGCCGCGCATGGCCTCAGCTTGCGCGGCATGAAGGTCACCGTCATCCACCTGATGCCGACCTTGATGGAGCGCCAGCTCGACGAAGCCGCCGGCTGGCTGCTCAAGAACGCGCTCGAAGCGCGCGGCCAGACGATCCTGACCGGCGCCGACACCGCCGAGATCGTCGGCGACGGCAGGGTCGAAGGCGTGCGACTCAAGGACGGTACGCTGATCCCCGCCAGCCTCGTCGTCATGGCGGTCGGCATCCGCCCCTCGGTCGCCCTCGCCCGCGACGCCGGCCTCGCGGTCGGGCGCGGCATCCAGGTCGACGATCATATGGTGACCAGCGACCCCGCCGTGCTCGCGGTTGGCGAATGCGTCGAGCATGACGGACAGGTCTATGGCCTCGTCGCGCCGCTGTGGGACATGTGCCGCAGCCTCGCCGACGGCCTCGTCGAGAAACCCAGCGGCTATCGCGGATCGGCGACCTCGACCAAGCTCAAGGTGTCGGGCATCGACGTGTTTTCGGCGGGCGATTTCTCGGGCGGCGACGGATGCGAGGACATTGTCCTCCGCGACGCGAGCCGCGGCGTCTACAAGCGCGTGATCGTCAGGGACGACCGCATCGTCGGCGCGGTCCTCTACGGAGATACCGCCGACGGCAACTGGTATTTCGACCTGCTCAAACGCCAGGAAGACGTCTCCAACCTCCGGGACCTTTTGATCTTCGGTCAGGCCTTCGCCTCGGGAGGAGGCGCGGCGGACCCTAAGGCGGCCGTTGCGGCGCTCTCGGACGATGCCGAGATTTGCGGCTGCAACGGCGTTACCAAGGGCCAGGTCGTGTCGTGCATCGCCAAGGGCGCGCATAGCCTCGACGCGGTGCGCGGCACCTGCAAGGCCTCGGCAAGCTGCGGGTCTTGCACCAGCCTCGTCGAAAACCTGCTCGCGCTGACATTGGGCGACGAGGTCAAAGCCGGGCCGAAGACGATCTGCAAATGCACCAGCTTCGGTCACGACGATGTGCGCCGCGAAATCGTCGCGCAAGCGATGCGCTCGATCCCCGAGGTGATGCAGAAACTGCACTGGACCACCCCCGACGGCTGCTCGTCGTGCCGCCCCGCGCTCAATTATTATCTGCTCTGTGCGCTGCCCGGCGACTATGTCGACGACCAGCAGAGCCGCTTCGTCAACGAGCGGCTGCACGCGAATATCCAGAAGGACGGCACCTACTCGGTCGTCCCGCGCATGTGGGGCGGACTCACCAACCCGCGCGAGCTGCGCGCGATCGCCGATGTGGTCGAGAAGTTCAACGCGCCGATGGTCAAGGTCACCGGCGGCCAGCGGCTCGACATCTTCGGGATCAAGAAGGAAGACCTGCCCGCGGTCTGGGCCGACCTCAACGCCGCCGGGATGGTCTCGGGCCACGCCTATGGCAAGGCGCTGCGCACGGTGAAGACCTGCGTCGGCTCCGAATGGTGCCGCTTCGGCACGCGGGATTCGACCGGGCTAGGCGTCAAGATCGAACGGATGAGCTGGGGCAGCTGGATGCCGCACAAGTTCAAGATCGCGGTGTCGGGCTGCCCGCGCAACTGCGCCGAGGCGACGATCAAGGATTTCGGCATCGTCTGCGTCGACAGCGGCTACGAACTGCATGTCGGCGGCAACGGCGGCATCCATGTCCGCGCCACCGACCTGCTCTGCAAGGTCGCGACCGAGCAGGAGGCGATGGACCATTGCGCGGCGTTCATCCAGCTCTACCGCGAGGAAGCGCGCTACCTCGAACGCACCGCGCCATGGATCGAGCGCGTCGGGCTGGCGCATATCGTCGCACGCATCGTCGACGACGAACCCGGCCGCGAAGCGCTGCGCGCGCGCTTCCTCTATTCGCAAAGCTTTTCGCAGGATGACCCCTGGGCACAGCGCGCCGAGGGTGCCGAGGCCGAACATCATGCGCCGATGGCGCGCTTCACCCCGCAGGAGGCTTTTGCATGACCACCGCTGAATGGCTCGACATCGGCTGGGTCGACCAGATCCCCGTGCGCGGCAGCCGCACGGTGCAGGTCGAGGGCGGCGGCGACATCGCGGTCTTCCGCACCGCCGAGGGCAAGGTCTTCGCGCTGCTCGACCGCTGCCCGCACAAGCATGGACGGCTGTCGCAAGGCATCGTCCATGGCGGTGCGGTCGCCTGCCCGCTGCACAATTGGCGGATTTCGCTGTCGACCGGCGAAGCGCTCGGCGAGGACAAGGGCTGTACCCCGACGGTGCCGGTCAAGATCGACGCAGGCCGCGTGCTCATCTGCCGAGCGAGCACGCTGAAGGCCGCGGCGTGAGGGGTGGCGAAACGAAAACCCCTCCCCTTCAGGGGAGGGGCAGCGAGACTTGGTCCGGCGTCAGCCGGGCCTTCAGTCGAGCGGGGTGGAGTCTCGCGGCCTTGTGCAATCTCGCGAGACCCCACCCCAACCCCTCCCCTGAAGGGGAGGGGCTTAGATGATCCGCACCACCTGCGCCTACTGCGGCGTCGGCTGCGGCATCCGCGCGACGGTGACCGGCGAGCGCACGGTCGAGATCGCCGGCGACCCCGATCATCCCGCCAATCGGGGCAAGCTCTGCTCGAAGGGCACGCATCTCGGCGAAACCGTCGGCCTCGAAGGCCGCCTGCTCCACCCGATGATCGGCAACAAGCGCGCGAGCTGGGACAAGGCGCTCGACCTCGTCGCCAAGCGCTTCAAGGAGACGATCGCGCGCCACGGCCCCGGCAGCGTCGCCTTCTACGTCTCGGGCCAACTGCTCACCGAGGATTATTATGTCGCGAACAAGCTGATGAAGGGCTTCATCGGCACCGCGAACATCGACACCAATTCACGCCTTTGCATGTCGAGCGCCGTCGCGGGCCACACGCGCGCCTTCGGCGAGGACATCGTCCCCGCCACCTATGACGATCTCGACGCCGCCGAC is drawn from Sphingopyxis sp. OPL5 and contains these coding sequences:
- the nirB gene encoding nitrite reductase large subunit NirB, which translates into the protein MEHRPLKPDADTREHLVVIGNGMAGCRAVEELLARDPTRYRVTIFGAEPRVNYNRIMLSPVLAGEKCFDDIVINDAAWYTDNGIALAAGDPVAAIDRAAKTVTTRSGLSETYDRLLIATGSDPFIIPVPGKDLPGVIAFRDMDDVDTMLAAADAGGDAVVIGGGLLGLEAAHGLSLRGMKVTVIHLMPTLMERQLDEAAGWLLKNALEARGQTILTGADTAEIVGDGRVEGVRLKDGTLIPASLVVMAVGIRPSVALARDAGLAVGRGIQVDDHMVTSDPAVLAVGECVEHDGQVYGLVAPLWDMCRSLADGLVEKPSGYRGSATSTKLKVSGIDVFSAGDFSGGDGCEDIVLRDASRGVYKRVIVRDDRIVGAVLYGDTADGNWYFDLLKRQEDVSNLRDLLIFGQAFASGGGAADPKAAVAALSDDAEICGCNGVTKGQVVSCIAKGAHSLDAVRGTCKASASCGSCTSLVENLLALTLGDEVKAGPKTICKCTSFGHDDVRREIVAQAMRSIPEVMQKLHWTTPDGCSSCRPALNYYLLCALPGDYVDDQQSRFVNERLHANIQKDGTYSVVPRMWGGLTNPRELRAIADVVEKFNAPMVKVTGGQRLDIFGIKKEDLPAVWADLNAAGMVSGHAYGKALRTVKTCVGSEWCRFGTRDSTGLGVKIERMSWGSWMPHKFKIAVSGCPRNCAEATIKDFGIVCVDSGYELHVGGNGGIHVRATDLLCKVATEQEAMDHCAAFIQLYREEARYLERTAPWIERVGLAHIVARIVDDEPGREALRARFLYSQSFSQDDPWAQRAEGAEAEHHAPMARFTPQEAFA
- the nirD gene encoding nitrite reductase small subunit NirD; translation: MTTAEWLDIGWVDQIPVRGSRTVQVEGGGDIAVFRTAEGKVFALLDRCPHKHGRLSQGIVHGGAVACPLHNWRISLSTGEALGEDKGCTPTVPVKIDAGRVLICRASTLKAAA